One region of Pogona vitticeps strain Pit_001003342236 chromosome 1, PviZW2.1, whole genome shotgun sequence genomic DNA includes:
- the ADSS2 gene encoding adenylosuccinate synthetase isozyme 2 isoform X5 yields MCDLVSDFNEFSERFKVLANQYKSIYPTLEIDIEGELKRLKGYIERIKPMVRDGVYFMHEALHGPPKKILVEGANAALLDIDFGTYPFVTSSNCTVGGVCTGLGMPPQNVGEVYGVVKAYTTRVGIGAFPTEQDNEIGELLQTRGKEVGVTTGRKRRCGWLDLVLLRYAHMINGFTALALTKLDILDVFPEIKVGIAYKIDDEIIPHFPANQEVLNKVQVQYETFPGWKTDISNARTFDELPINAQNYVRFIEMELGVPVKWIGVGKSRESMIQLF; encoded by the exons ATGTGTGATCTAGTTTCTGACTTCAATGAATTTTCAGAAAG atTTAAAGTGTTGGCCAACCAGTACAAGTCTATTTATCCTACCTTAGAGATAGACATTGAAGGGGAGTTGAAAAGACTAAAG GGTTACATTGAAAGGATCaaaccaatggtgagggatggtgTATATTTTATGCATGAAGCTTTGCATGGTCCACCAAAGAAAATTTTAGTAGAAGGTGCAAATGCAGCACTGTTGGACATTGATTTTG GGACTTACCCCTTTGTGACCTCGTCAAATTGCACTGTGGGAGGTGTTTGCACTGGCTTGGGTATGCCACCTCAGAACGTTGGTGAAGTATACGGAGTTGTGAAAGCATACACCACTAGAGTTGGAATTGGTGCCTTTCCTACAGAGCAAGATAAT GAAATTGGAGAATTGCTCCAGACACGAGGAAAAGAAGTTGGCGTAACCACAGGCCGAAAGAGAAGATGTGGCTGGCTTGATCTAGTTTTACTTAGATATGCTCACATGATTAACGGATTTACTGC ACTGGCTCTTACCAAATTGGATATCTTGGATGTATTTCCTGAAATTAAAGTTGGTATTGCTTACAAAATAGATGATGAAATCATACCTCATTTTCCAG CAAACCAAGAAGTCTTAAATAAAGTACAAGTTCAGTATGAAACCTTCCCAGGGTGGAAAACAGACATATCAAATGCAAGAACCTTTGATGAACTGCCTATAAATGCACAAAACTATGTTCGATTTATAGAAATGGAGCTAGGTGTTCCAG TTAAATGGATTGGAGTAGGAAAATCGAGAGAGTCGATGATCCAGCTCTTCTGA